In a single window of the Desulfuromonas sp. TF genome:
- a CDS encoding R3H domain-containing nucleic acid-binding protein produces the protein MKNSREKTSPHGEDIRLLVATLPAELQAALLNRATELERLLEVVMDLGRPPEARFPDAVARLSDKPVSQEDLSHVTALVGEFGDDNRAGIERTLHRISAIRNRKGQIIGLTLRVGRAVFGGIELLRDLIETGQSLLILGRPGVGKTTKLREMARVLADDLHKRVVVIDTSNEIAGDGDIPHPGIGSARRMQVPRVDRQHAVMIEAVENHMPEAIIVDEIGTEAEAVAARTIAERGVQLIGTAHGNSLENLIKNPTLSDLVGGVQVVTLSDEEARRRRTPKTVSERRAPPTFEIVVEMVDRDEVIVHADTAAAVDTLLRGTLPRGERREQSACGEIHVRAQEEEHKRTPSTQAGEPVRRGPARIYPYALSRDLLERVIRSMGLNARTVGGPEQADLVLALRSRSDDLRLQRMMQGSGASLHYIKRNTANEMRRLLERTFHVLEGVEGEELHEMVAETEDAIRHVLAEREEVSLAPRRPALRKVQHRLIAGRGLLAQSTGKEPKRHLVIRPPEEE, from the coding sequence GCGGCCCTTCTCAACCGGGCGACGGAGCTGGAGCGGCTTCTCGAGGTGGTGATGGACCTGGGGAGGCCGCCAGAGGCACGGTTTCCCGATGCGGTTGCGCGCCTTTCCGACAAGCCGGTCAGCCAGGAGGACCTGTCTCACGTGACGGCCCTGGTGGGGGAATTCGGAGACGACAACCGGGCGGGGATCGAGCGGACCTTGCACCGCATCTCCGCCATCCGCAACCGCAAGGGGCAGATCATCGGCCTCACCCTCCGTGTGGGCAGGGCGGTCTTCGGGGGGATCGAGCTGCTTCGAGACCTTATCGAGACGGGGCAGAGCCTGCTGATCCTGGGCCGACCGGGGGTGGGGAAGACCACCAAGCTGCGGGAGATGGCGCGGGTCCTGGCCGACGACCTGCATAAGCGGGTGGTCGTCATTGATACCTCCAACGAGATCGCCGGTGACGGCGACATCCCCCATCCGGGGATCGGCAGCGCGCGGCGGATGCAGGTCCCCCGGGTGGATCGCCAGCACGCGGTGATGATCGAGGCGGTGGAGAACCACATGCCCGAGGCGATCATCGTCGACGAGATAGGCACCGAGGCCGAGGCGGTCGCGGCCCGCACTATCGCCGAGCGCGGGGTGCAGCTCATCGGCACCGCCCATGGCAATTCCCTGGAGAACCTGATCAAGAACCCCACCCTCTCCGACCTGGTGGGGGGCGTCCAGGTGGTGACCCTGAGCGACGAGGAGGCGAGGAGGAGGCGCACCCCCAAGACGGTGAGCGAGCGCCGCGCCCCTCCCACCTTCGAGATCGTGGTGGAGATGGTGGATCGGGATGAGGTCATCGTCCATGCCGACACTGCGGCGGCGGTCGACACCCTCCTGCGCGGCACCCTCCCCCGGGGCGAGCGGCGCGAACAATCCGCCTGTGGCGAGATCCACGTGCGGGCGCAGGAGGAAGAGCACAAGCGAACTCCGTCCACGCAGGCGGGAGAGCCGGTGCGCCGCGGCCCCGCCCGCATCTATCCCTACGCCCTCTCCCGCGATCTTCTCGAGCGGGTGATCCGCAGCATGGGCCTGAACGCCCGAACGGTGGGCGGCCCGGAGCAGGCCGATCTGGTTCTGGCCCTGCGCTCCCGCAGCGACGATCTGCGCCTGCAGCGCATGATGCAGGGGAGCGGTGCCTCCCTCCACTACATCAAGCGCAACACCGCCAACGAAATGCGGCGCCTGCTGGAGCGGACCTTTCATGTGCTGGAGGGGGTCGAGGGGGAAGAGCTGCACGAGATGGTGGCGGAGACCGAGGACGCCATCAGGCATGTCCTGGCGGAAAGGGAGGAGGTGTCCCTCGCCCCTCGACGGCCGGCCCTGCGGAAGGTGCAGCACCGGCTCATCGCCGGCCGGGGGCTCCTGGCCCAGAGTACGGGGAAGGAGCCGAAGAGACACCTGGTTATCCGACCTCCGGAGGAGGAGTGA